The Candidatus Dormiibacterota bacterium genome contains a region encoding:
- a CDS encoding class I SAM-dependent methyltransferase, translating into MNEWQRAYDSRQFYINTANPSVVVRAIEPGLLPESRVADLGCGGGRNAIHLAGLGHKVDAVDLADLSWVSAITDPEVKSRINFVKSDVSDFELKSDSYHAILMTRLIQYLDKSLLQKLLAKSFKALKPGGVLVIGYTAGGGVHKMSEYIFDKYSYKSEDIRKMLTNIGFVIRSFKKGSAVSKYVPHIVKIEAYDIIAEKL; encoded by the coding sequence GTGAACGAGTGGCAAAGAGCTTACGATAGCAGGCAGTTCTATATAAACACCGCTAACCCAAGCGTAGTTGTGCGGGCTATTGAGCCTGGTTTACTACCTGAATCCAGAGTGGCAGATCTAGGCTGCGGGGGCGGACGCAATGCAATCCACCTGGCTGGTTTAGGTCACAAGGTAGACGCCGTGGACCTGGCTGATTTGAGCTGGGTATCAGCCATAACAGATCCTGAAGTGAAATCCCGGATTAATTTTGTGAAATCCGATGTGAGCGACTTTGAACTTAAATCAGATTCATACCATGCGATCCTAATGACCCGCCTCATTCAGTATCTAGATAAATCACTATTGCAAAAATTACTAGCGAAATCGTTTAAAGCGCTGAAGCCCGGAGGGGTTTTAGTGATCGGCTATACCGCGGGCGGCGGTGTTCATAAAATGTCTGAATACATTTTTGATAAATACTCATATAAATCAGAAGATATCAGGAAGATGCTGACCAACATAGGCTTTGTCATCCGGTCGTTTAAAAAGGGTTCGGCTGTTTCTAAATACGTACCCCATATAGTCAAAATTGAAGCTTACGACATTATTGCAGAAAAGCTATAA
- a CDS encoding alanine--tRNA ligase, whose amino-acid sequence MTTNEIRKKFLEFFKSKDHEIIPSAPVYLENDPTVLFTTAGMQPLVPYLLGAAHPKGKRLANSQKCIRTVDIEDVGDNRHLTMFEMLGNWSLGDYFKNESIAWSMEFLVDKKWLALDPTRLYITVYEGGAQVPKDDESIKIWQNEFKKLGIEAKEGERIMALGKKDNWWEITGAETSPAGPDTEIFYYIGEEKQPKFDPFSDQFIEIWNNVFMQYQRETGGEYTPLKTKSVDTGMGLERTAAMIQGVDSVFKTDQLAAITHKVFEVADREFEQVYHEIDSDLGRAGRIITDHLRSAVFMAADGLAPSNIGRGYVMRRLTRRAIRQGLVLGIRVDLCENVVPTIIDLYKQAYPELEKNRNQILDVLSREESQFRQTLERGVREFTKIAKDKLTGEIVFTLFDTYGFPPELSIEDAKTLKIPIDPAWDEDFQRLMNQQRERSRTAGAGEFKGGLADHESGTIRHHTATHLMYEALRRVLGEHVVQRGSNVNSDRLRFDFSHSEKMTDEQKREVERIVNEQIQANLPVSMNEHPTKEAFKLGAKGAFGDKYGETVRVYTIGKPGQKPYSVEICGGPHVERTGEIGQFKITKEESSSAGVRRIKATVK is encoded by the coding sequence ATGACAACGAATGAGATCCGCAAGAAGTTTCTGGAATTCTTTAAATCAAAAGATCATGAAATAATTCCCTCGGCTCCGGTTTACCTGGAGAATGACCCCACCGTACTGTTTACCACCGCCGGTATGCAGCCGCTGGTGCCGTATTTGCTTGGCGCCGCGCACCCTAAGGGCAAGCGCTTAGCTAACAGCCAAAAATGCATCCGTACCGTAGATATCGAGGATGTGGGGGATAACCGTCACCTGACAATGTTCGAGATGCTGGGCAATTGGAGCCTGGGCGATTACTTTAAAAACGAATCGATTGCCTGGAGCATGGAATTTTTGGTAGATAAAAAGTGGCTGGCGCTCGACCCAACCCGGCTCTACATTACGGTTTATGAGGGCGGGGCGCAGGTGCCGAAAGATGATGAATCTATAAAAATCTGGCAGAACGAGTTCAAAAAACTGGGAATAGAGGCCAAAGAAGGTGAGCGCATTATGGCTCTGGGCAAAAAAGACAATTGGTGGGAGATTACCGGCGCCGAAACCAGCCCGGCCGGTCCGGATACGGAAATTTTCTACTATATTGGCGAAGAGAAGCAGCCGAAATTCGATCCATTTAGCGACCAGTTCATAGAAATTTGGAATAACGTCTTTATGCAGTATCAGCGCGAGACAGGCGGGGAGTATACTCCGCTTAAAACCAAGAGCGTGGATACCGGTATGGGCCTCGAGCGCACAGCCGCCATGATACAGGGAGTTGATTCCGTATTTAAAACCGACCAACTGGCAGCCATTACCCATAAGGTGTTCGAGGTAGCAGACCGTGAGTTTGAGCAGGTCTACCACGAGATAGATAGCGATCTTGGCCGCGCCGGGAGGATTATTACCGATCACTTGCGCAGTGCCGTATTTATGGCAGCTGATGGTCTAGCTCCCTCCAACATCGGACGGGGGTATGTCATGCGCCGGCTTACGCGCCGCGCCATCAGGCAAGGCTTGGTGTTGGGCATCCGCGTTGACCTGTGCGAAAACGTGGTGCCGACCATAATAGATCTCTACAAACAGGCCTACCCCGAGCTCGAGAAAAACCGGAATCAAATTTTGGATGTTTTGAGCCGGGAAGAGAGCCAGTTTCGCCAGACTCTAGAGAGGGGAGTGAGAGAGTTTACCAAAATCGCGAAAGATAAACTCACAGGCGAAATCGTCTTTACTCTCTTTGATACCTACGGTTTTCCGCCAGAGCTTAGTATTGAAGATGCCAAGACCTTAAAGATCCCAATCGACCCGGCGTGGGATGAAGATTTTCAGCGCTTAATGAACCAGCAGCGTGAGCGTTCGCGTACGGCCGGGGCGGGGGAGTTTAAAGGGGGATTGGCCGACCATGAATCAGGTACAATCCGCCACCACACCGCCACCCACCTGATGTACGAGGCATTGCGGCGGGTACTGGGCGAACACGTGGTGCAGCGCGGCTCGAACGTGAATAGCGACAGGCTACGGTTCGATTTTTCTCATTCTGAAAAGATGACCGATGAGCAGAAGAGGGAGGTGGAGCGGATAGTAAACGAGCAGATTCAGGCCAACCTGCCAGTGAGCATGAATGAGCATCCTACCAAAGAGGCGTTTAAGCTTGGGGCTAAAGGGGCCTTTGGCGATAAGTATGGCGAGACGGTGAGAGTTTATACAATTGGTAAGCCTGGCCAAAAGCCATACAGCGTGGAAATCTGCGGCGGACCGCACGTGGAGCGCACGGGGGAGATAGGCCAATTTAAAATCACAAAAGAAGAATCTTCCAGCGCAGGCGTGCGCCGTATAAAAGCAACAGTTAAGTGA
- the mnmA gene encoding tRNA 2-thiouridine(34) synthase MnmA — MKKVYVGLSGGVDSSVTAALLQKEGYSVVGAHMKNWTQVLPGAECPWKEDLADARAVAAALNIPFKVFDFQKEYKQKVVDYMVEEYKQGLTPNPDVMCNQEIKFQLFLQAALADGADGIATGHYAKTARGKLYKAADEGKDQTYFLYRVTSQALAKSLMPIGAYPKSEVRKLAEKFGLPNAGKKDSQGICFIGPVGMKAFLQQYVEAEPGDIKTCDGKVIGAHDGAIFYTIGQRHGLGVGGGKPYFVTGKDMKKNEVYVTDNPDDLELQSRVIRITNAHWINEPPKDGKEYQVRLRHRGELVDCEVNGDTIKFAKPQRAIAAGQSAVIYDGDLVLGGGIITAA; from the coding sequence ATGAAAAAGGTCTATGTCGGTTTAAGTGGCGGGGTGGATAGCTCCGTAACGGCCGCTCTTTTGCAGAAAGAGGGCTATAGCGTGGTGGGCGCGCATATGAAGAACTGGACACAAGTTTTGCCTGGAGCCGAGTGCCCGTGGAAGGAAGACTTAGCCGATGCCCGCGCCGTGGCCGCTGCGCTCAATATTCCATTCAAAGTCTTTGACTTTCAAAAGGAATACAAACAGAAGGTGGTTGATTACATGGTAGAGGAGTACAAGCAAGGGCTTACCCCGAATCCGGATGTAATGTGCAACCAAGAGATTAAGTTCCAGCTGTTTCTACAGGCCGCATTGGCCGACGGAGCCGACGGAATCGCTACCGGCCATTATGCCAAGACGGCCAGGGGCAAACTGTACAAAGCGGCCGATGAGGGTAAAGACCAGACCTACTTTTTGTACCGCGTAACCAGCCAGGCCTTGGCCAAAAGTTTAATGCCAATCGGCGCCTACCCAAAGAGTGAGGTGCGCAAACTGGCAGAAAAGTTCGGCTTACCAAATGCTGGCAAAAAAGATTCCCAGGGTATCTGCTTTATCGGCCCGGTGGGCATGAAGGCTTTTTTGCAGCAGTATGTAGAGGCCGAGCCGGGGGATATTAAGACTTGCGATGGCAAAGTAATTGGTGCTCACGATGGGGCCATATTCTACACTATTGGCCAACGCCACGGTTTGGGTGTGGGCGGCGGCAAGCCATACTTTGTAACCGGCAAAGATATGAAAAAGAATGAGGTGTATGTAACAGATAATCCTGATGATTTGGAACTGCAGAGTAGGGTGATCCGGATTACGAACGCGCATTGGATTAACGAGCCGCCGAAAGACGGTAAGGAGTATCAGGTACGCCTGCGCCATCGCGGTGAATTAGTGGATTGTGAAGTTAATGGCGATACAATCAAGTTCGCTAAACCGCAGCGGGCTATCGCTGCCGGCCAATCGGCCGTTATCTACGATGGCGATTTAGTTTTAGGCGGTGGCATAATTACCGCTGCCTAA